One part of the Halobacteriovorax vibrionivorans genome encodes these proteins:
- a CDS encoding Rrf2 family transcriptional regulator, producing the protein MRLTSKGRYAVRAMLDLTTNSNGNPVRLQEISERQNISLHYLEQLFRKLRNGQAVKSVRGPGGGYVLARSMEEITIKDVLECVGENINPAKDILGTEAEQANTVEFHLSKNYFQNLGFIMSEYLSTTSLGDLIRKSGEVESEVRGNEERTNEQPSQTVEAQTQSTSTESAFSEYASGIRSGLGEINQ; encoded by the coding sequence ATGAGACTCACTTCGAAAGGACGCTACGCAGTTAGAGCAATGCTTGATCTAACTACAAACAGCAACGGTAACCCTGTTAGACTACAGGAAATTTCAGAAAGACAAAACATTTCACTACACTATCTTGAGCAGCTTTTTAGAAAGCTAAGAAATGGTCAAGCAGTTAAGTCTGTAAGAGGACCAGGTGGTGGTTATGTTCTTGCTCGTTCGATGGAAGAAATTACAATTAAAGATGTTCTTGAATGTGTTGGTGAAAACATCAACCCTGCTAAGGATATTCTTGGAACAGAAGCTGAACAAGCAAATACAGTAGAGTTCCACCTATCAAAGAATTATTTCCAAAACCTTGGTTTCATTATGAGCGAATACCTATCGACAACTTCTTTAGGTGACCTTATTAGAAAATCAGGTGAGGTTGAGTCTGAAGTAAGAGGTAACGAAGAGCGCACTAATGAGCAACCTTCACAAACAGTTGAAGCTCAAACTCAAAGCACATCTACAGAAAGTGCATTTAGCGAGTACGCTTCAGGAATCAGATCAGGCTTAGGTGAAATTAATCAATAA
- the tsaE gene encoding tRNA (adenosine(37)-N6)-threonylcarbamoyltransferase complex ATPase subunit type 1 TsaE: protein MFDYKDVRHWKKVYQSDISNIIVELKESLKEPAIVVLNGPVGAGKTTFTNIFLGEDNSGSPTYSLINDCGEVVHADFYRLETAEEIMHLELPMYLEEKKYFLVEWGKDYIRDIYRELSDDFHYFQLDIESNEVKDGHDEASRNYFLKKIIF, encoded by the coding sequence TTGTTTGACTACAAAGACGTTAGACATTGGAAGAAAGTTTACCAAAGCGATATTTCAAATATTATTGTCGAATTAAAAGAATCATTAAAAGAGCCAGCAATCGTTGTTTTAAATGGGCCAGTTGGTGCAGGTAAGACAACTTTTACAAATATTTTTCTTGGTGAAGATAATTCTGGATCTCCAACATATTCTCTAATCAATGATTGCGGAGAAGTTGTCCATGCTGACTTCTATCGTCTTGAAACAGCAGAAGAGATCATGCATTTAGAACTTCCTATGTACTTAGAAGAGAAGAAGTACTTTCTAGTAGAATGGGGAAAAGACTATATTCGTGATATTTATCGTGAACTCTCAGATGATTTCCATTATTTTCAATTAGACATTGAAAGCAATGAAGTTAAAGATGGACACGATGAAGCCTCAAGAAACTACTTTCTGAAAAAAATTATTTTTTAA